CAGCTGCCAGTACGTCTGGGCCAGAGCGCACGCGCCGGTGGACACCGCGACGATCAGCAGTCCGATCAGGTACACGGGTCGTTCGCCGAGCCGCTGAACCAGAGCGCCACTGGCCGGTGCGAACAGCAACCGCATGAGAGCGAAAGCACTGATCACTGCCGACGCGGCCGTATATCCGACACCGAATTCTCGGGCGAACTGTGGCAGGGCAGGCGCAACGATGCCGAATCCGAGGGCGATGACGAACGCCGCCGATACCAGTACCCAGATCTCCGGTGGGAGTTTGCTTCCGGGTTGGAATGCCGGCTCGGAGGCCGAGCTGTCGTGGTCGGGTTGGGTCGAGTCGGTCACGAGCTCTCGAGAGCGGACGACACCAATTCACGTGCTGCATCTTGGACCTCGGCGAGGTGCTCCTTGCCATGGAACGACTCCGCGTAGATCTTGTACACGTCCTCGGTACCGGACGGGCGCGCAGCGAACCAGGCGCTCTCCGTCGTCACTTTCAGGCCACCGAGTGCAGCTCCGTTGCCCGGAGCCTCGGTCAGCGTTGCCGTGATCGGTTCGCCTGCCAATTCGGTTGCGGTGATCTGGTCGGGCGAGAGCTTGGCGAGAACGGCCTTCTGCTCGCGCGTGGCCAGTGCGTCGACGCGGGCGTACGAGGGATCGCCGAACTTCGCGGTGAACTCCCCGTAACGCTGGGACGGCGTGGATCCGGTGACTGCGGTGATCTCCGACGCCAGCAGCGCGAGGATGATGCCGTCCTTGTCGGTGGTCCAGACGCGACCGTCGTGTCGGAGGAACGACGCCCCGGCGCTTTCTTCCCCGCCGAATCCGAGATCGCCGGCGAGTAGGCCGGGTACGAACCATTTGAATCCGACCGGCACCTCGAGCAGACGGCGGCCGAGGCCGGCCACCACGCGGTCGATCATCGACGAGCTCACGAGGGTCTTGCCCACCGCCGCCGTGGGCGACCACCCGGGCCGATGAGTGAACAGGTAGTCGATGGCAACGGCGAGGTAGTGATTGGGATTCATCAGGCCACCGTCGGGGGTGACGATGCCGTGCCGATCGGAATCGGCATCGTTGCCGGTGGAAATGTCGAATCGATCGCGTGCAGCGATGAGCGACGCCATCGCGTTCGGCGACGAGCAGTCCATCCTGATCTTGCCGTCGGTGTCGAGCGTCATGAAGCGGAACGTGCCGTCCACCAACGGATTGACGACGGTCAGATCGAGGTTGTGTCGCTCGGCGATGGCGTCCCAGTAGTCGACACTGGCTCCGCCGAGCGGATCGGCACCGATCCGAACACCGGCCGCGCGGATCGCATCGAGATCGACGACGTTCGGCAGGTCGTCCACGTAGGTGCCGAGGAAGTCGTACCGCGAGACGCTCCCCGCGAAGGCCTGCGCCAGTGTTACGCGCTTGATGCCCGAGATACCCTCGCGCAGAAGATCGTTCGCGCGGGCTGCGATGACCGACGTCGCGTCGCTGTCGGCCGGCCCGCCGTGCGGAGGGTTGTACTTGAAGCCGCCGTCCCGTGGCGGATTGTGGGACGGAGTCACCACGATGCCGTCGGCCTTCGCCGCCGGGCCCGACTCGTTGTAGCGAAGGATGGCATGACTGACGGCAGGGGTGGGCGTGTACCGGTCCCCCGAATCGACCAGTACGTCGACGTCGTTGGCGGCCAACACTTCCAGAGCCGTCGTCCAGGCCGGTTCCGACAACGCGTGGGTGTCCCGGCCGATGAACAGGGGCCCGGTGATGCCTTGCGCAGCGCGGTACTCCACGATCGCCTGCGTCGTCGCCACGATGTGGGCCTCGTTGAACGCCGAATCGAGGCTCGACCCTCGGTGTCCGGACGTACCGAAGACCACCTGCTGACTCGGGTCCGACACATCCGGAACCCGCGAGTAGTACGCCGTCACGAGTTGCGAAAGATCAACCAGATCCTCCGGCAGTGCAGTGGTTCCAGCTCTCTCGTGCGCCACGATGCGCCTCCTCGTTGTGGTCGAACCGAACTCGATCGATGAATCGAACTCCTCGACAACCCTAGCGCCGCTGCCCCACCCGCGAGCTACTTGCTGGGTCCTTTCGGCGGCCGTGGGAGGAAATAGCTGGTCCGCTGCTGGTATTCGCGGTACCCCGGACGTTTCTCCATGCTGCGCTCCAGCAGCCGTGCACCGGTGGCGAACACCAGGAAGTACGTCATCGCGATCGGCGACAGCAGTGTGAACACTCCGGGCCACGCCGATGCCGAGACGAGGAACAGCCCCCACCAGACTGCCGAGTCCCCGAAGTAGTTGGGGTGCCGCGTCCAGGACCAGAGACCACGATCCATGATCTTGCCCTTGTTCGACGCGTCGGCCTTGAAGGCTTTCAACTGCGCATCGCCCACTGCCTCGAACGTCCATCCGAGCATCCAGACCAGTACGCCGAGTACGACGACGGTGGGGACCGATCCGTGTGCGACAGCGGATACCTGCAACGGCAGGGACACGAACCACAATGCAATTGCCTGCGTCAGATAGATCTTGCGCAGGGCATACAAGGTTTCGTTTCCGGTGGCCTTGGAGAGCAGTTCGGTGTAGCGCGGATCCTCACCGTGGCCGCGTGAGCGCTGAAAGACATGCAGTGCAAGACGAAGTCCCCATACGCCGACGAGCGCGAGCAGAAGCAATCGACGCCACAGTTCACCTGTTCCGGTCGCAGCCGAAATCAGCGCGATCAGAACGAAGCCGCCGCCCCACGTCACGTCCACGACGTTGTGCCGTCCGATACGCGCGCCGATGAGGGCGGTGACGATCATCAGGACAGCGGTACCGCCGAGGCTCGCCAGCGATACGGTCAGGAAGTCCGACCAGTTCATCCGGTGGTCGTCCAGGTCGGCCGCACCGGTTCCATGTCCGATGGTCCGTTCTCGGACCTGACCGCCAGGATCTGGTCGACGCCCATTCTGTTGTCGCGGAATGCCATTCCGCCGCCGATGAGATACAGCCGCCACACGCGGGCGACCTCTTCCCCGACCATCGCCACCACATCGTCGAAGCGCGCCTCGAAGCGCTCGGTCCAGACGTCGACGGTTCGCACGTAATGCTCCCGAAGCGCGTGGATGTCGCGAACCTCGAGGCCGGCCTCCTCGATCATTGCGACGGTCCGCCCGACCGGGCGCATGTACATGTCCGGCGCGATGAACGATTCGATGAATGCTCCGCCGCCGGGGTTGTCGCCTTCCCTCCGCGACATCTGCTGGATCAGCACGCGGCCGCCGGGCTTGACGTTGGCATGCAGTGCGGCGGTGTAGGTCGGGTAGTTCGCCTCCCCCACATGCTCGCCCATCTCGATCGACGCCACCGCGTCGAACGGACCGTCCGGAATCTCCCGGTAGTCCTGGATTCGGATCTCGACGTTGCCCTGCAGTCCCCGGTCGGCGATTCGCTTGTCGATGAAGGCCTTCTGTTCGCGCGAGATGGTCACTCCGACGACCTGCGCTCCGTACTCCTGAGCCGCATGCAGGCTCAGGGATCCCCAGCCGCAGCCGACGTCGAGAAAGCGTTGCCCTGCGCGCTTGTCGAGCCCGATCTTTCGACACACGAGGTCGAGTTTGTCGCGCTGCGCGTCATCGAGGGTGTAGTCCGGCGCATCCGAGGTCCAGTACGCCGACGAGTACGCCATGTGCGAATCGAGGACCAGCTCGTAGAAGTCGTTGGACAGGTCGTAATGGTGGCTGATCGCAGCGCGGTCACGGAGCATCGAGTGCAGCCGCCCCTTCACCGAGGCCTGCGACACGGGCGGCGGTAGTGGGCGGCCGAACACTCCGAGATCCTTTGCCAGCCTTGCCAACCGCAGCAGCGACGCCGGCCCCGGTCGGACGGCCGAGAGTCGGCGCTCACGCACCACGCCCCAGACGTGATCGAGAGCCGCGGCAAGATCCCCGTCGACGTCCAACTCCCCGGTGACGTACGCCTGCGCAGCACCGAGTTCGCCAGGGCTCCACAGCAATCGACGAAGGGCGCTGGGGCTCCGCAACAGCACTCTCGGTGCCGAGTCATCGCCTGCGACGGATCCGTCCCACGCCTGCAGCCGAACGGGAAGCGGGCCACCCACCAGGGGTTCTATCAACTCGGCAATCCGATGCGCGACACCGCCACTGCGATGGGTCCGGTCCACGGAAAGTGTCGAGGTGGTCATCGGTTGTCCCTTCGGTCGAGCACGATCTGCTGAACATCGAGGTACCCGGATCGAAATCCGGCCTCCGAGTAGCACAGGTAGAAGTGCCACATTCGCGCGAACACCTCGTCGAAGCCGAGATCGGATGCCTCGCTGCGGTATTCACGGAATCGACTGTCCCACAGAGCGAGGGTTCGCGCGTAGTGGTCGCCCATGGACAAACGCTCGCGAACCCGAAGTGAGGTGTGCTGCTCGGTCACCTCCTCGATGGCCCGCACCGACGGCAGGAACCCGCCGGGAAAGATGTACTTGTGTACCCAGGTGTACGTGTTTCGGGTAGCCAGCATTCGATCGTGCGGCATCGTGATGGCCTGGAGGGCAACCCGCCCACCCGGCGCGAGCAGCGCGTCGATCGTCTCGAAGTACGTTCCCCAGTACTGATGCCCGACGGCCTCGATCATCTCGACCGACACGATCGCGTCGTACTCGCCGTCGACCAGACGATAGTCGAGGAGATCGATCTGAATTCGATCTCCGTAACCCGCAGCGGCACAACGCTTCCGGGCTAGTTCCTGCTGTTCGGTCGACAATGTCACCGACCGTACCGTCGCACCACGAGCGGCCGCACGGATAGCCAACTCGCCCCATCCGGTGCCGATCTCGAGAACCCGGCTTCCATCGCCGACGCCCGCGCGGTCGAGAAGTCGGTCGATCTTTCGGCGCTGAGCGTCGGCGAGCTCCTCACTGTCGTTGCCGCTTCCCGCTCCGGCGAACAACGCACTCGAGTAGGTCATCGTCTCGTCGAGGAAGAGTTCGAAGAGATCGTTCGACAAGTCGTAGTGCCGTGAGATGTTGGATCGCGTGTTCTTGGTCGTATTCCGCTCGCTTCGTGGAGGTTTGGGGATATAGAGCCCTCGGAGGCGCTGCAAGGACTTGGGAATCAGCGACGCCATTCGCCGGGCGAATACCTCGAGCACGGCAGTGAGGTCCTCAGCGTCCCAGTCTCCGGCCATGTATGCCTCACCGAATCCGATGAGTCCACTGTCTCCGACCCGTGCGGCGAAGTCGTGTGGCCGATAGACGGTCATCAACGGTGCGTCGGCCGACCCGGCCCCGATCACTTCGCCGTCGGGCATCGCAACCCGGACCTGCAATCCCGCGACCGCACGACGGAAGAGGAAGTCGGCGACGGGCGCGGCGGCAGCAACCTTCATACCATCGGGAACATGGGCGATCTGAGGCCAGACCCGCGGATCGACCGACGGGCGCGGACCGGCAGCGGAACCGTACGGGTTCGACACAGAATTGGATTTCGACACAGTTGTCATCTGTGGGCCCCTTCCTTCTGAATTCTTCGTTCCCCCGGAGGGGCAGGTTTCTGCACGATCTTCAGACCCCGCGCCCAGAGCCGAATGCCTTGCCAGCGGATCTGTATCACCACTCGCAAGGGCGCAATCGGGATCTCCAGTGCGGTGCGCAGAATCGACCGCGTCGTCACCTCGCGTCGACGGCCGTCGACGGTCGCGACGAACGGAGGCTGACCGGGACGTTCGAGGACGATCGACAGCCGGAGCGCGGCGTCCGGCTCGGGCAGCTGCATGGAGTACTCACCGTCGACCTCGTTGAACGGCGAGACGTAGAACTCCTTGGTCGTCCGTGCCGCGCCGCGGCGATCGGTGTGCAGCAGATACCGGTATCGCTCGCCGTAGGTGTTGTGCACCTCGGCCACCACGCAGCGGAGGTCTCCGTCGCGGTCGTGACACCAGTACACACTCAGCGGGTTGAACGTGTGTCCGAACACCCGGGCGCTGGCCAACATCGTGATCCGTCCGCCGCCTAGATCGATACCGTTCTCCGCCAGGAACGCATCGACGTTCTGACGAATGGTGGCGTCGGGGTCGCCCAGGTGATCACGTGAGTCGAACGATGCCAGCGGTCGCAACATCCGCGGCAACTCGGGGAGCGCGTCGAGGTCGACGAACCAGCTGTAACTCTTGTACGAGAACGCGTTTCGAGTCGGCGCGCGTCGCACGTGATCGATCCGAGTGAGATACAGCGCCGCTCCGTGTGCGCGGGTGGTCGGCAGAACGGACGTCAGAGCCACGTGGCCCCCACCCGTTGCGCAGCGCGCGCTCCGGACAACGCGCCGTCCTCGTGGAATCCCCAGCCGTGGTACGCCCCGGCGAACGCCACCGTATCGGTGTCCAATTCGGGCAGCCGACGCTGCGCTGCCACGGATTCGGGGGTGTACTGCGGGTGCTCGTAGGTCATGTCCGCGAGTACCGAGTTCGGGTCGATGCGATCCGCTCCACCGAGGGTGACCAGCATCCTTCGATCGGTGTCGTCCAACCGCTGCAACCTCGTCAGGTCGTAGCTGACCAGAACTCGATCGGGCCTGGCGCTACAGGACGGGAGATGGTAGTTCCACGAGGCCCGCGCCCTGGTGTTCTTCGGCAACACCGACGAGTCCGTGTGCAGTGCAGTGTCATTGACTGAGTACGGCATCGCACCGAGAATGCTGTGCTCGAGCGCGGTCGGTTCTGCGAGCATCTTCAGCGCGGCACCGGGATGGACCGCGATCACGGCGGCGTCGAACGTGCGGAGGTCGTCGCGACAGTCCCGGATCTGCACCGAGTCCGTGGACCTGTAGACCGCGCGTACCGGAGTATCGAGCAACACCTCATCGATGTGCGATGCAACCCGGCGAACGTATTCGATGGACCCGCCCGTGACGGTACGCCAGGTGGGAGATCCTGTGACGGTGAGCATTCCGTGGTGCTGAAGAAAGGAGAACAGGTAGCGAGCCGGGTAAGCGAGCGCTGTGTCCGGATCACACGACCACACCGCCGACACCAACGGTGTCATGAAGTGGGATTCGAAGTATGCCGAGAAAGAATGGTCTTCGAGAAATGTACCGAGTGTGATCTCGGAATCCGCCGAGTCCGGGCTGTCCAGAAGTTCGGTCGCCAGCCGATGAAAACGCTTGACATCGAGCAACATCGACACGAATCGTGGTTTGAACACCGCCCTACGTTGCGCCAGGATTCCGCGCATGCCCTGGCCGCCCGAGTACTCGAGCCCGCACCCGTCGCAGCGCACGGACATGCTCATGTCCGAATCCTGGGTGGGTACGTCGAGTTCGGCGAACAGCCGAAGCAGCGTCGGATACGTGCGGTCGTTGTGCACGATGAACCCTGTGTCGACGCCTACCGGACCGTCGGGGCCGTCGACATAGTGCGTGTCCGCGTGACCGCCGAGGCGGGATTCTGCCTCGTACAACGTCACCGACGAGTTCTTCGACAGTGCGTATGCGGCCGTCAGGCCGGCGATGCCGCTCCCGACCACCGCAATACGACGGCGCGTCACGACTGCCTGCCCATGCAGTCGGCCTTGGTATCGGCGGCAATGCCGAGGACGAAGTCACGCGTGGCCCTCGACCAGACCCGCGGATTACGGAGCATGAAATGCCCACCCGGAACGGAAAGGTAGCGAGCAGTCGCCCCTCTGGATGCTGCTCTCTCGGTCGCACGGCGCGAGGTTCTCGGATCGGTCCACTTGTCGGCAGTGCCGTGTACGACGAGTAACGCCTGGTGCGCGCCGAATGCGTCGGCTTCCACACCCTCCGGCCACCACGGGGCCAGGGCCACCACACCCACGACAGAAGGATCGTCGACCAGGGCAGCGGCGGTGCGACCACCCATCGAATGGCCGACGACCACCACGTGAACGTCAGGATGCTCGGCGCGGATTCGGTTCAGCGCCCAGCGGGCGTCCTCGACCGGAGACCGTTCGGGGGCGTTCCAGCCGCGGAACCGGTACTGCAATTGCTGCACCGAAATGCCGCGTTCGCGTCCCACGCGCCGAAGCATCCAGGTGAACGGCCACATTCGCAGGCCGGCCAGATGCCAGGGCCGACTGCGCGCCCGGCTCACGTCCTTGCCGCCGCCGAGGACCAACAGAACCAGTGCAGGGTCGGACACCCGCCTGCCGGTGCGCAGTACTGGAGTCGGCTCGTTGCTCATGCCGGTTATTCGGCACCGAGGCCGCTTCGGGTGGGGTCGGTTCGGACGGGGCGATTGTGACCTGTCAGACACAACGAAGAAGACCGGGCCGAGAGTGTGTCTCTCGGCCCGGTCTTCTGCGGTGGAGCTGCCGGGAATCGAACCCGGGTCCTCTGCTGCATTGCCAGGGCTTCTCCGTGTGCAGTCCGCTATGTCTCTACTTGGATCTCCCGATCTCGCGAACAAGTCAGGATGACGATCCCAGCCACTGTTTGATGTTCCTCATCATCCCGCGGCCGGATGAATCGGTGAGCCCTCTAGCTGATGCCAGTACCCGGGCCGAGGGCAAGCCCGGACTGACAGACACGCAGTCGCTACTTAGGCAGCGAGTGCGTAGTCGCGCTGATTGGAATCGGCGCTTATAAGGTTGCGATGACGCTTACGGTGGTCTCTCGCCTGCACCGACACGCTTCCCCTGACTCAACATACAAAGTCGAAACCGTTCAGCCCCGTATGTTCCCGAACACTGTGTCCGGGCTGTTCAGTGTAACGCCTCGCATGGACACATTCATCCCATTAACTTCTCGCACGGCGATCCGTGGCGTGCGATGCGGCATCCGCGTCCACACGATGCACCACTGTGCGCAGCATTCGGCGCGCCACGACCAACCGTGCCGGCAGTGAGGCGT
The nucleotide sequence above comes from Rhodococcoides fascians A25f. Encoded proteins:
- the pgm gene encoding phosphoglucomutase (alpha-D-glucose-1,6-bisphosphate-dependent), which produces MAHERAGTTALPEDLVDLSQLVTAYYSRVPDVSDPSQQVVFGTSGHRGSSLDSAFNEAHIVATTQAIVEYRAAQGITGPLFIGRDTHALSEPAWTTALEVLAANDVDVLVDSGDRYTPTPAVSHAILRYNESGPAAKADGIVVTPSHNPPRDGGFKYNPPHGGPADSDATSVIAARANDLLREGISGIKRVTLAQAFAGSVSRYDFLGTYVDDLPNVVDLDAIRAAGVRIGADPLGGASVDYWDAIAERHNLDLTVVNPLVDGTFRFMTLDTDGKIRMDCSSPNAMASLIAARDRFDISTGNDADSDRHGIVTPDGGLMNPNHYLAVAIDYLFTHRPGWSPTAAVGKTLVSSSMIDRVVAGLGRRLLEVPVGFKWFVPGLLAGDLGFGGEESAGASFLRHDGRVWTTDKDGIILALLASEITAVTGSTPSQRYGEFTAKFGDPSYARVDALATREQKAVLAKLSPDQITATELAGEPITATLTEAPGNGAALGGLKVTTESAWFAARPSGTEDVYKIYAESFHGKEHLAEVQDAARELVSSALESS
- a CDS encoding DUF1295 domain-containing protein, whose amino-acid sequence is MNWSDFLTVSLASLGGTAVLMIVTALIGARIGRHNVVDVTWGGGFVLIALISAATGTGELWRRLLLLALVGVWGLRLALHVFQRSRGHGEDPRYTELLSKATGNETLYALRKIYLTQAIALWFVSLPLQVSAVAHGSVPTVVVLGVLVWMLGWTFEAVGDAQLKAFKADASNKGKIMDRGLWSWTRHPNYFGDSAVWWGLFLVSASAWPGVFTLLSPIAMTYFLVFATGARLLERSMEKRPGYREYQQRTSYFLPRPPKGPSK
- a CDS encoding SAM-dependent methyltransferase produces the protein MTTSTLSVDRTHRSGGVAHRIAELIEPLVGGPLPVRLQAWDGSVAGDDSAPRVLLRSPSALRRLLWSPGELGAAQAYVTGELDVDGDLAAALDHVWGVVRERRLSAVRPGPASLLRLARLAKDLGVFGRPLPPPVSQASVKGRLHSMLRDRAAISHHYDLSNDFYELVLDSHMAYSSAYWTSDAPDYTLDDAQRDKLDLVCRKIGLDKRAGQRFLDVGCGWGSLSLHAAQEYGAQVVGVTISREQKAFIDKRIADRGLQGNVEIRIQDYREIPDGPFDAVASIEMGEHVGEANYPTYTAALHANVKPGGRVLIQQMSRREGDNPGGGAFIESFIAPDMYMRPVGRTVAMIEEAGLEVRDIHALREHYVRTVDVWTERFEARFDDVVAMVGEEVARVWRLYLIGGGMAFRDNRMGVDQILAVRSENGPSDMEPVRPTWTTTG
- a CDS encoding SAM-dependent methyltransferase → MTTVSKSNSVSNPYGSAAGPRPSVDPRVWPQIAHVPDGMKVAAAAPVADFLFRRAVAGLQVRVAMPDGEVIGAGSADAPLMTVYRPHDFAARVGDSGLIGFGEAYMAGDWDAEDLTAVLEVFARRMASLIPKSLQRLRGLYIPKPPRSERNTTKNTRSNISRHYDLSNDLFELFLDETMTYSSALFAGAGSGNDSEELADAQRRKIDRLLDRAGVGDGSRVLEIGTGWGELAIRAAARGATVRSVTLSTEQQELARKRCAAAGYGDRIQIDLLDYRLVDGEYDAIVSVEMIEAVGHQYWGTYFETIDALLAPGGRVALQAITMPHDRMLATRNTYTWVHKYIFPGGFLPSVRAIEEVTEQHTSLRVRERLSMGDHYARTLALWDSRFREYRSEASDLGFDEVFARMWHFYLCYSEAGFRSGYLDVQQIVLDRRDNR
- a CDS encoding DUF1365 domain-containing protein, with the protein product MALTSVLPTTRAHGAALYLTRIDHVRRAPTRNAFSYKSYSWFVDLDALPELPRMLRPLASFDSRDHLGDPDATIRQNVDAFLAENGIDLGGGRITMLASARVFGHTFNPLSVYWCHDRDGDLRCVVAEVHNTYGERYRYLLHTDRRGAARTTKEFYVSPFNEVDGEYSMQLPEPDAALRLSIVLERPGQPPFVATVDGRRREVTTRSILRTALEIPIAPLRVVIQIRWQGIRLWARGLKIVQKPAPPGERRIQKEGAHR
- a CDS encoding NAD(P)/FAD-dependent oxidoreductase, whose translation is MHGQAVVTRRRIAVVGSGIAGLTAAYALSKNSSVTLYEAESRLGGHADTHYVDGPDGPVGVDTGFIVHNDRTYPTLLRLFAELDVPTQDSDMSMSVRCDGCGLEYSGGQGMRGILAQRRAVFKPRFVSMLLDVKRFHRLATELLDSPDSADSEITLGTFLEDHSFSAYFESHFMTPLVSAVWSCDPDTALAYPARYLFSFLQHHGMLTVTGSPTWRTVTGGSIEYVRRVASHIDEVLLDTPVRAVYRSTDSVQIRDCRDDLRTFDAAVIAVHPGAALKMLAEPTALEHSILGAMPYSVNDTALHTDSSVLPKNTRARASWNYHLPSCSARPDRVLVSYDLTRLQRLDDTDRRMLVTLGGADRIDPNSVLADMTYEHPQYTPESVAAQRRLPELDTDTVAFAGAYHGWGFHEDGALSGARAAQRVGATWL
- a CDS encoding alpha/beta hydrolase, translated to MSNEPTPVLRTGRRVSDPALVLLVLGGGKDVSRARSRPWHLAGLRMWPFTWMLRRVGRERGISVQQLQYRFRGWNAPERSPVEDARWALNRIRAEHPDVHVVVVGHSMGGRTAAALVDDPSVVGVVALAPWWPEGVEADAFGAHQALLVVHGTADKWTDPRTSRRATERAASRGATARYLSVPGGHFMLRNPRVWSRATRDFVLGIAADTKADCMGRQS